A window of the Cicer arietinum cultivar CDC Frontier isolate Library 1 chromosome 6, Cicar.CDCFrontier_v2.0, whole genome shotgun sequence genome harbors these coding sequences:
- the LOC101490739 gene encoding uncharacterized protein: MGFDNECIINIQSLAGEYFCPVCRLLVFPNEALQSQCTHLYCKPCLTYVVSTTRACPYDGYLVTEADSKPLIESNKTLAETIGKIAVHCLYHRSGCTWQGTLSDCTSHCSGCAFGNSPVVCNRCGIQIVHRQVQEHAQTCSGVQGQVQQGAVTQDPSATTATAIAPTDQNQAAAPVAATASQPATSQAVVATTTAGHVSNQLPNPASQTQALGQNAVQPTAEQWYQQQQYQQYYQQYPGQDPYQQQYQQYYPYQQSAVPQYQQAYVQPQPQQQTQPQAQPQLQPQAQPQLQPQAQVQSQPLSHVQTPAVAQAQSQMQVHQQSQQLQTTVQPHGQMSHPPGQGQAFPQPQPYPYPQVQPHSGQPQPQQHMQIPPYQQPHPQMQHPQPQNQQPVQKYPVSQPQVHPQMQPNVPVQHPSQPHMQSHQPVTPNVQPQVQNAMSHAVTGHHSYPQPLPHQNMQLGAPQSTMNLNPQLQAQHSVQMQNQFPQQTPMMRPNQSHAMFPNQQQLASLPSAVQGQNTPALQPQPGYAPNQLTGQTNQRPVLQPGQQVLPQQPFAQHQIPMPSHLRPQGPAHSFPNHAYPQSKGNTALSQNAVGRSSIPNHAQPFAQSANAIPVRPGNQNSLVGTNTQVQSRAPEPIERQGHAIETQTDPASAKLGKNELKSDKETNLKSNTELWSKQNNEDPNSVKTLGPNANALENGDTLHKNLGKGEASGSIGVQHDSNERSVVHGDEIQDGPPLKTETKLSVPETDKLQGDDTSTPRPPSGADNPAPAVSQSNGGHGLGIDEYEGMQSGGLAQPINNYKSATFQQRSSAMLTQLPHQAGPNQPLSAANSSTLIWNHGTAPAVNSGQTLNSMDNFQQTMFKQPHSSDTQFNIRGHGFQPQPLGPPGPYSQVHEPPFLTGSSDRSRIGGPQFGAPSPGDMHSGMTTNLLPHASEGFGVQDERFKSFQHNIDRREFENDLKKFPRHPFDAEPGPKFGNYQLGPHETGKRPVGYHDDAIKKPGSTLHPGHLGPGPGYGIHHMDGIAPRSPGSEYIDMPSRRSGPLSGGLVSKSGIDDFDGRTASRYGDSVGIAFRDGRFPHQPSHLHRDAFDGFGNFRMGEHPRRGNFIGRDEFSGHFQRGEHLGPHNFPRHLQLGERISFGDHPGHMRAFELGSSRSFESFSKGNRPGHPQLGEPGFRSSFSLAGFNNDAGFLTGDIRSFDNLRRRKAASMGWCRICKVDCETVEGLELHSQTREHQKMAVDIVKTIKQNAKKQKLIPSEQSSVEDGKQTWGTGFEGHGNKH; encoded by the exons ATGGGGTTTGATAATGAGTGTATAATCAATATTCAATCTCTTGCGGGAGAGTATTTTTGTCCTGTTTGTCGCCTTCTCGTTTTTCCGAATGAAGCTTTGCAGTCACAATGTACTCATTTATATTGTAAGCCGTGTTTGACGTATGTAGTCAGTACTACCAGGGCTTGTCCTTATGATGGTTACCTGGTCACTGAGGCCGATTCCAAG CCTTTGATAGAGTCGAATAAGACACTTGCTGAAACTATTGGAAAAATAGCAGTTCATTGCTTGTATCATAGGAGTGGATGCACATGGCAAGGGACTTTGTCTGACTGTACATCTCATTGTTCTGGATGTGCTTTCGGAAATTCTCCTGTTGTTTGCAACAGATGCGGGATACAAATAGTGCACCGTCAAGTACAAGAACATGCACAAACCTGTTCT GGTGTGCAGGGTCAGGTACAGCAGGGGGCCGTTACTCAAGATCCTTCAGCTACCACTGCTACTGCTATTGCGCCTACTGATCAGAATCAGGCTGCTGCTCCAGTTGCAGCAACAGCTTCACAACCTGCGACTTCTCAAGCAGTTGTTGCAACTACTACAGCTGGACATGTTTCGAATCAGCTACCCAACCCAGCATCTCAAACCCAAGCTTTAGGTCAAAATGCTGTGCAGCCAACTGCAGAGCAGTGGTATCAGCAGCAACAATATCAACAATACTACCAACAATATCCCGGACAAGATCCATACCAACAGCAGTATCAACAGTACTACCCCTATCAACAGTCTGCAGTTCCACAATACCAGCAGGCTTATGTCCAGCCTCAACCTCAGCAACAGACACAGCCGCAGGCCCAACCTCAACTACAGCCTCAGGCTCAACCTCAACTACAGCCTCAGGCGCAAGTACAGTCTCAACCACTTTCACATGTGCAGACTCCTGCGGTCGCACAAGCTCAGAGTCAGATGCAAGTTCACCAACAATCACAGCAGCTTCAAACTACGGTACAGCCACATGGTCAGATGAGTCACCCACCTGGCCAAGGTCAAGCCTTCCCTCAACCTCAGCCTTATCCTTACCCCCAAGTTCAGCCTCATTCTGGGCAACCTCAACCGCAACAACATATGCAAATCCCTCCTTATCAGCAGCCTCATCCTCAAATGCAGCATCCGCAGCCTCAAAATCAACAACCAGTTCAGAAATATCCCGTTTCTCAACCTCAAGTTCATCCACAAATGCAACCTAATGTTCCAGTTCAACATCCGTCTCAGCCTCACATGCAATCTCACCAGCCGGTGACTCCTAATGTACAACCTCAAGTGCAAAATGCAATGTCACATGCAGTGACAGGTCATCACTCATACCCCCAACCTCTGCCTCATCAGAATATGCAACTGGGAGCCCCTCAATCTACTATGAACTTGAACCCTCAACTCCAGGCCCAGCATTCTGTTCAGATGCAGAATCAGTTTCCTCAGCAAACTCCAATGATGCGCCCAAATCAGTCTCATGCTATGTTTCCTAACCAGCAGCAGCTAGCTTCGTTGCCTTCAGCTGTTCAGGGTCAAAACACCCCTGCTCTGCAACCGCAGCCAGGATATGCTCCTAATCAACTAACTGGTCAAACCAACCAACGCCCTGTATTGCAACCAGGTCAACAGGTATTACCTCAGCAACCATTTGCACAACACCAGATCCCTATGCCATCTCATCTACGACCCCAAGGTCCAGCACATTCATTTCCCAACCATGCTTATCCACAGTCCAAGGGTAATACTGCACTCTCTCAAAATGCTGTTGGAAGGTCCTCAATTCCCAATCATGCACAGCCATTTGCTCAATCTGCCAATGCCATCCCTGTTAGACCAGGGAATCAGAATTCGTTGGTAGGGACAAACACTCAAGTGCAGTCAAGAGCACCAGAACCAATTGAAAGGCAAGGCCATGCTATTGAGACACAAACTGACCCTGCCTCTGCGAAACTTGGAAAAAACGAGTTGAAATCtgataaagaaacaaatttgaaatcaaatactGAGCTTTGGAGTAAGCAAAATAATGAAGATCCAAACTCTGTGAAGACATTAGGCCCAAATGCTAATGCATTAGAAAATGGTGATACATTGCATAAGAATCTTGGTAAGGGAGAGGCTTCTGGAAGCATTGGGGTTCAACATGATAGCAATGAGCGTTCTGTTGTCCATGGCGATGAGATTCAAGATGGACCTCCACTGAAGACGGAAACTAAACTCTCTGTACCAGAAACTGATAAACTGCAAGGTGATGATACAAGTACTCCAAGACCTCCTTCTGGTGCTGACAATCCTGCACCAGCTGTCTCTCAGTCCAATGGTGGTCATGGACTTGGCATTGATGAATATGAAGGGATGCAGTCTGGTGGTTTAGCTCAACCAATCAATAATTATAAGTCTGCTACTTTCCAGCAGAGGTCTTCTGCCATGTTGACACAATTGCCACATCAAGCAGGTCCAAATCAGCCTCTCTCTGCAGCGAACTCTTCAACTCTAATCTGGAATCACGGAACTGCACCTGCTGTTAATTCAGGACAAACCTTAAATTCCATGGATAATTTTCAGCAAACTATGTTCAAGCAACCACATAGTTCTGATACCCAGTTTAACATTCGTGGGCACGGCTTTCAACCTCAGCCTCTTGGACCCCCAGGACCATATAGCCAAGTTCACGAACCGCCTTTCCTCACTGGGTCTTCCGATAGGTCTCGAATTGGAGGGCCACAGTTTGGTGCCCCATCACCTGGTGATATGCACAGTGGAATGACAACCAACTTACTGCCACATGCTTCTGAAGGTTTTGGTGTGCAGGATGAAAGATTCAAATCTTTCCAACATAATATTGATCGGAGAGAGTTTGAAAATGATCTCAAGAAATTCCCTAGACATCCTTTTGATGCTGAGCCAGGTCCAAAATTTGGAAATTATCAATTAGGTCCACATGAAACTGGAAAGAGACCAGTTGGTTATCATGATGATGCCATCAAGAAACCAGGTTCAACTCTTCATCCTGGTCATCTTGGACCAGGTCCTGGATACGGGATACATCATATGGATGGTATTGCTCCAAGAAGTCCTGGTAGTGAATACATTGATATGCCATCCCGGAGATCGGGCCCCCTCTCTGGTGGTCTTGTTAGTAAATCCGGTATAGATGATTTTGATGGCAGAACTGCAAGTCGATATGGTGATTCAGTTGGCATTGCATTCCGTGATGGTCGGTTTCCTCATCAGCCTAGCCATTTGCATAGAGATGCGTTTGATGGTTTTGGTAATTTTCGAATGGGTGAACATCCAAGGAGGGGCAATTTCATTGGTCGAGACGAATTTTCTGGCCATTTCCAAAGGGGTGAGCATTTGGGTCCACATAATTTTCCTAGACATTTGCAGCTTGGGGAGCGTATCAGTTTTGGTGATCACCCTGGTCATATGCGAGCCTTTGAACTTGGTAGTTCTCGGAGTTTTGAATCTTTTAGCAAAGGCAACAGGCCAGGTCATCCACAACTTGGTGAACCTGGGTTTAGGAGCAGCTTTTCCCTTGCAGGATTTAATAATGATGCTGGATTTTTAACA GGAGATATCAGGTCGTTTGATAATTTGAGGAGAAGAAAGGCTGCCAGTATGGGGTGGTGCCGGATATGTAAAGTCGACTGTGAAACAGTTGAAGGTTTGGAATTGCATTCTCAAACGAGGGAGCACCAGAAGATGGCCGTGGATATAGTAAAAACAATCAAACAAAATGCAAAGAAACAGAAACT AATACCCAGTGAACAATCCTCTGTTGAAGATGGAAAGCAGACATGGGGTACTGGTTTTGAGGGTCATGGAAATAAGCATTGA